A part of Armatimonadota bacterium genomic DNA contains:
- a CDS encoding AMIN domain-containing protein: MRSYGRGRRAGTHRGGWSAHSTRCCMRVSALWILVAVLAAASPAAGQPAIRVVVNGSPVSLTAPAMMQAGQVMIPATRAFEAFGAAAVWQPAEKTVLVTNRTGRIVQMRVGDPVALVDGQARPLPVAPVLIGGHPFVPAQFTFAALGAWVRFDEADRTLHVASQIMAIAVKRGGGAIRVVLDATGPLQAQMRTLLEPDRLVVDLHGGAFRPPDQDLPVGEAGVVRVRAAQFQIKPYITRVVFDLREPVEARTVAAADSFEFAIEVRPRGQAPTVQAPVPQPAASPPPVTVPVPPPAAAPSPVPAPVPPPAAAPSPVPAPEALPEQPENPVLLPPEPLPDDGIPRVLQVRVEQMSGRFRVFIEGTMPLEYAVRELLEPDRLVVDVAGAVFVPVKQEIPVAGPVVAEVRAAQFQVDPNVTRVVVELRRKTAYTVTSASADGSVLVVEILEPALRAHVVAIDAGHGGRDPGAIGPTGLYEKEVVLDVALRVRELLVRSGVRVIMTRETDTFVELADRSRLAKAQGATAFVSIHANASTRPSASGSETYYLTPQSLVLAQMMQEELGKIPGLANRGVRTANFQVLRENDVPAVLVEVAYLSNVDEEARLRAAAFRQRLAEAVARAVHRFLVIYPVPAS; encoded by the coding sequence GTGGCTGTTCTGGCAGCGGCATCGCCCGCCGCAGGGCAGCCCGCAATACGGGTTGTTGTCAACGGGTCGCCGGTCTCGCTGACCGCGCCTGCGATGATGCAGGCCGGTCAGGTGATGATCCCGGCGACGCGCGCATTTGAGGCCTTCGGAGCCGCGGCGGTCTGGCAGCCCGCGGAAAAGACGGTTCTGGTAACCAACCGCACGGGCCGCATCGTTCAGATGCGGGTCGGTGATCCGGTGGCGCTCGTGGACGGCCAGGCCAGGCCCCTGCCCGTGGCCCCCGTGCTCATCGGAGGGCACCCTTTCGTACCGGCGCAGTTCACCTTCGCGGCTCTCGGCGCATGGGTCCGATTTGACGAGGCCGATCGCACGCTCCACGTCGCCTCCCAGATCATGGCGATCGCCGTCAAACGTGGCGGCGGCGCGATCAGGGTTGTTCTGGATGCCACCGGCCCGCTGCAGGCCCAGATGCGCACGCTCCTGGAGCCGGACCGCCTGGTGGTGGACCTGCACGGCGGTGCGTTCAGGCCGCCGGATCAGGACCTTCCGGTGGGAGAGGCGGGTGTAGTGCGCGTCCGCGCCGCGCAGTTCCAGATCAAACCGTACATCACGCGCGTCGTCTTCGATCTGCGCGAGCCAGTGGAGGCGCGGACGGTTGCCGCCGCGGACTCGTTTGAGTTCGCGATAGAGGTACGGCCGCGCGGACAGGCCCCGACGGTGCAGGCCCCGGTTCCCCAGCCGGCCGCCAGCCCGCCGCCCGTAACCGTTCCAGTTCCTCCGCCGGCCGCTGCTCCCTCGCCTGTCCCTGCTCCGGTCCCACCTCCAGCCGCCGCTCCCTCGCCTGTCCCTGCGCCTGAGGCGCTGCCCGAGCAGCCAGAGAACCCGGTCCTGCTACCTCCTGAGCCGTTGCCCGATGACGGCATCCCGCGGGTGCTTCAGGTGCGTGTTGAGCAGATGTCCGGGCGGTTTCGCGTGTTCATCGAGGGAACCATGCCTCTGGAGTACGCCGTGCGGGAGCTCCTGGAGCCAGACCGCCTGGTGGTTGACGTGGCCGGCGCGGTCTTCGTGCCGGTCAAGCAGGAGATCCCCGTGGCCGGACCCGTCGTGGCAGAGGTGCGGGCCGCGCAGTTTCAGGTGGATCCGAATGTCACCCGGGTGGTCGTGGAGCTCCGGCGCAAGACGGCATACACCGTTACCTCCGCCTCCGCAGACGGCAGCGTGCTCGTCGTGGAGATCCTCGAGCCGGCGTTGCGCGCGCATGTCGTGGCCATTGACGCCGGGCATGGCGGCCGTGATCCAGGGGCGATCGGCCCCACCGGCCTGTACGAGAAGGAAGTGGTGCTCGACGTGGCGCTGCGCGTCCGCGAGCTGCTGGTGCGCAGCGGCGTGCGCGTCATAATGACACGGGAGACCGATACCTTCGTCGAGCTGGCCGATCGGTCGCGCCTTGCCAAGGCCCAGGGCGCGACCGCGTTCGTGAGCATTCACGCCAACGCCTCGACCCGGCCGTCGGCCAGCGGGTCAGAGACATACTATCTGACCCCTCAGAGTCTGGTGCTGGCGCAGATGATGCAGGAAGAGCTGGGGAAGATACCGGGACTGGCCAACCGCGGTGTGCGCACGGCGAACTTCCAGGTGCTGCGCGAGAACGACGTGCCCGCGGTTCTGGTTGAGGTCGCGTACCTGTCCAACGTTGACGAGGAAGCCAGGCTGCGCGCCGCTGCCTTCAGGCAGCGCCTGGCCGAGGCGGTCGCGCGTGCCGTGCACCGATTCCTCGTGATATACCCGGTGCCGGCAAGCTGA
- a CDS encoding ribonuclease PH: MPRPDGRAADELRPIEIARNFIPHAEGSVLITLGQTRVVCTATVEERLPPWLRGAGQGWITAEYGMLPRSTHERTPRDPGRQGGRAQEIQRLIGRSLRSAVELQKLGDRTITVDCDVIQADGGTRTAAITGAMVALVDALAVLRRSGALGWWPLRELVAATSVGIVENEVRLDLAYAEDSRARVDLNLVMTDSGNMVEVQGTAEGLPYSRGELLAMLALGEKGIRTLIAAQKAALGEVLAGRPR, encoded by the coding sequence ATGCCGCGACCTGATGGCCGCGCCGCCGACGAGTTGCGGCCGATTGAGATAGCGCGGAACTTCATCCCTCACGCCGAGGGATCGGTGCTCATCACGCTTGGCCAGACGCGCGTCGTGTGCACCGCCACCGTCGAGGAACGCCTGCCGCCGTGGCTGCGCGGTGCAGGCCAGGGTTGGATCACCGCGGAGTACGGCATGTTGCCCCGCTCGACGCACGAGCGGACCCCGCGCGATCCTGGACGCCAGGGCGGAAGGGCGCAGGAGATCCAGAGACTGATCGGGAGGTCGCTGCGTTCGGCCGTGGAGCTGCAGAAGCTGGGGGATCGGACTATCACGGTGGACTGCGACGTGATCCAGGCCGACGGCGGCACGCGGACCGCCGCTATCACCGGCGCCATGGTGGCGCTGGTGGACGCGCTGGCCGTGCTGCGGCGCAGCGGCGCGCTGGGCTGGTGGCCGTTGCGCGAACTCGTGGCAGCCACGAGCGTGGGCATCGTGGAGAACGAGGTCCGGCTGGACCTGGCCTACGCCGAGGACTCTCGGGCCCGCGTGGACCTCAACCTGGTAATGACCGACTCGGGCAACATGGTTGAGGTGCAGGGGACGGCTGAGGGTCTGCCCTACAGCCGGGGCGAGCTCCTGGCGATGCTGGCGCTGGGAGAGAAGGGGATACGCACGCTGATCGCGGCGCAGAAGGCCGCGCTCGGCGAAGTTCTTGCGGGGCGGCCGCGCTGA